In a single window of the Streptomyces sp. CGMCC 4.7035 genome:
- a CDS encoding SDR family oxidoreductase, with the protein MVEAVQDAGVVVTGAGGGIGAALARRFAAEGARVVVNDLDAGRAKAVADEIGGIAVPGDASAIVTEARNALGGTVDVYCANAGIGSGGGEAAEEEVWAQAWDVNVMAHVRAARALLPAWLERGEGRFVSTVSAAGLLTMIGAAPYSVTKHGAYAFAEWLSLTYRHRGLKVHAICPQGVRTDMLTASGSAGELVLAPTAIDPEDVADALFKGIEEDRFLILPHPEVAAYYEARATEPDRWLTSMNHLQQKWEAAK; encoded by the coding sequence ATGGTGGAAGCCGTGCAGGATGCGGGAGTGGTCGTCACCGGAGCGGGAGGCGGCATCGGGGCCGCGCTGGCCCGCCGCTTCGCCGCCGAGGGGGCCCGGGTCGTCGTCAACGACCTGGACGCCGGCCGGGCGAAGGCCGTGGCCGATGAGATCGGCGGAATCGCGGTCCCGGGCGACGCCTCCGCGATCGTGACCGAGGCACGGAACGCCCTCGGCGGCACGGTCGACGTCTACTGCGCCAACGCGGGCATCGGCTCCGGCGGCGGCGAGGCCGCGGAGGAGGAGGTGTGGGCGCAGGCCTGGGACGTCAACGTCATGGCGCACGTCCGCGCCGCCCGCGCGCTCCTGCCCGCCTGGCTGGAGCGCGGCGAGGGCCGGTTCGTCTCCACGGTCTCGGCCGCCGGGCTGCTCACCATGATCGGCGCCGCGCCGTACAGCGTCACCAAGCACGGCGCGTACGCCTTCGCCGAGTGGCTGTCGCTGACGTACCGGCACCGCGGCCTCAAGGTCCACGCGATCTGTCCCCAGGGCGTGCGCACGGACATGCTGACCGCCTCCGGCAGCGCCGGTGAACTGGTGCTCGCGCCGACCGCGATCGACCCCGAGGACGTCGCCGACGCGCTCTTCAAGGGAATCGAGGAGGACCGCTTCCTGATCCTGCCGCACCCCGAGGTCGCCGCGTACTACGAGGCGCGCGCCACCGAGCCGGACCGCTGGCTGACGAGCATGAA
- a CDS encoding serine-threonine protein kinase → MSVRPYWEVTFDADGDVDAPERDRLLADVNRQNVRDLLVFAHGWNNQRSGATRLYSRFFAPVPSLAPKARLGYVGVIWPSMMFADEPIPNFPASAAAEVPKTARSQLDKNSRHALLEVFPGRATVVEQIARLLEQRPVDGASLEEFGRLVRLLVDVPPQGPQAAFAADTLAEGVPESEPEMLFGDTARACADFARALELVESPDGAAQGAQGFSFTPKGVWDGAHELLRQATYYAMKRRAGTVGERGLGRVIGQLAQAAPNVRVHLIGHSFGGRLVSFTLRGLPEGVRTVKSVTLLQGAFSHYAFAARLPDDPHASGVLHGQQNRIDGPLVCCWSRFDSALSTFYPLASRMAGDDRSLAGDLAENFDVGRLLGAKWGAMGHDGVQAVDGTQRYVLADALKRKLPASGCVNVDASAVVCHGDPPNGAHSDIVHRELAQVVLAAGRVT, encoded by the coding sequence ATGAGCGTGCGTCCCTACTGGGAAGTGACCTTCGACGCGGACGGGGACGTGGACGCGCCGGAGCGGGACCGGCTGCTCGCGGACGTGAACCGGCAGAACGTGCGGGACCTGCTGGTCTTCGCGCACGGCTGGAACAACCAGCGCTCCGGCGCGACCCGGCTCTACAGCCGCTTCTTCGCACCGGTGCCGTCGCTCGCGCCCAAGGCACGCCTCGGGTACGTGGGCGTCATCTGGCCGTCGATGATGTTCGCGGACGAGCCGATCCCGAACTTCCCGGCGTCGGCGGCGGCCGAGGTCCCAAAGACCGCACGGTCGCAGCTGGACAAGAACAGCCGGCACGCGCTCCTGGAGGTCTTCCCCGGCCGCGCGACCGTGGTGGAACAGATCGCGCGGCTGCTGGAGCAACGCCCGGTCGACGGCGCGTCGTTGGAGGAGTTCGGGCGGCTCGTACGACTGCTGGTGGATGTACCTCCGCAGGGGCCGCAGGCCGCGTTCGCCGCGGACACACTGGCGGAGGGGGTGCCCGAGAGCGAGCCGGAGATGCTGTTCGGGGACACGGCGCGGGCGTGCGCGGACTTCGCGCGGGCGCTGGAGCTGGTGGAGTCGCCGGACGGGGCGGCGCAGGGGGCGCAGGGGTTCTCGTTCACGCCGAAGGGGGTGTGGGACGGGGCGCACGAGTTGCTGCGGCAGGCCACGTACTACGCGATGAAACGGCGCGCCGGGACGGTCGGCGAGCGCGGGCTGGGGCGCGTGATCGGACAGTTGGCGCAGGCGGCGCCGAACGTGCGCGTGCATCTGATCGGGCACAGCTTCGGCGGCCGGCTGGTGTCGTTCACGCTGCGCGGGCTCCCGGAGGGCGTGCGCACGGTGAAGTCGGTGACCCTGCTCCAAGGGGCGTTCTCCCACTACGCGTTCGCCGCGCGTCTGCCCGACGACCCGCATGCCAGCGGTGTGCTGCACGGCCAGCAGAACCGCATCGACGGGCCGCTGGTGTGCTGCTGGTCCCGCTTCGACTCGGCGCTGTCCACGTTCTACCCGCTGGCGTCGCGGATGGCGGGCGATGACCGGTCGCTGGCCGGGGACCTCGCGGAGAACTTCGACGTCGGCCGCCTCCTCGGTGCCAAGTGGGGAGCGATGGGGCACGACGGGGTGCAGGCGGTGGACGGCACGCAGCGCTACGTGCTCGCCGATGCGCTGAAGCGGAAGCTGCCGGCGTCGGGTTGCGTGAACGTCGACGCATCCGCGGTGGTCTGCCACGGCGACCCGCCGAACGGCGCGCACAGCGACATCGTGCACCGGGAGCTGGCGCAGGTGGTGCTGGCGGCGGGCCGGGTGACCTGA
- a CDS encoding penicillin acylase family protein — MPRRTPRTTLDRPITPRRFAKFLKAASICVLVAGLLSPAVGGTATAAASNDYCGGQCSDILPPGENGNATLAQILLNQAFGTQPGHAEDQLGPYANLATGYSTLTDAKINTFFNDASFGVSSDQVASTEKPAGRSDVTIVRDKKTGVPHITGTTRYGTEFGAGYAAAEDRLWLMDVFRHVGRGQLTTFAGGAASNQGLEQEFWRNAPYTEADLQAQIDNAVAAAGDHGKQALADVNAYVAGINAYIDASDSGRYFPGEYVLTGHKDSITNAGTIDHFKTTDLVALASVIGTLFGSGGGGEVNNAISLLAAQSKYGVEEGTKVWESFRERNDPEAVLTVHNGESFPYAAKPDSPQGEALPDTGSVTQEQLVYDRTGSAAGSSATSASTTAATTARTSAKRGMSNALVVSGKYTASGHPIAVFGPQTGYFAPQLLMLQEIQGPGISARGASFAGLSMYVELGRGQDYSWSATTSGQDIIDTYAVELCQDDYHYLYHGTCTAMDKVEQKNSWTPTTADGTAAGSYTMRVWRTKYGPVEYRATVGGKKVAYTTLRSSFLHEADSIIGFQMLNDPDYVKSPATFQSAVQHINYTFNWFYADSQHTAYYNSGDNPVRASGVDAEFPVWAQAAYEWKNWNPATNTADYTPASAHPNSIDQDYYISWNNKQAKDYTTAPWGDGSVHRGNLLEDRVKKLVAAGGVTRSSLVKAMADAALEDLRAEDVLPKLLKVVGSSAVTDSTAAAAVSKLSAWVSAGAKRTETSAGSKTYANADAIRILDAWWPLLVKAEFQPGLGSDLYTAFTNNLPVDESPSAAHGPTGSHAGSSFQYGWWSYVDKDIRAVLGESVQGGLTQKYCGGGSLSSCRDILISTLKEAAGKTASQVYPGDDQCSAGDQWCADSIVQRTLGGIKHGKISWQNRPTFQQVVEYTSHR; from the coding sequence ATGCCACGGCGCACCCCACGAACCACCCTCGACAGACCGATAACTCCCCGCAGATTCGCCAAGTTCCTCAAAGCCGCTTCGATATGCGTGCTCGTCGCCGGTCTCCTGTCCCCGGCGGTCGGCGGCACCGCGACCGCGGCCGCGTCCAACGACTACTGCGGCGGCCAGTGTTCGGACATCCTCCCGCCGGGCGAGAACGGCAACGCGACCCTCGCCCAGATCCTCCTCAACCAGGCCTTCGGCACCCAGCCCGGCCACGCCGAGGACCAGCTCGGCCCGTACGCCAATCTGGCCACCGGCTACTCCACGCTCACCGACGCGAAGATCAACACCTTCTTCAACGATGCGTCGTTCGGCGTCTCTTCCGATCAAGTCGCCTCCACCGAGAAACCCGCCGGCCGCAGCGACGTGACGATCGTCCGCGACAAGAAGACGGGCGTCCCGCACATCACCGGTACCACTCGATACGGCACGGAGTTCGGCGCCGGATATGCCGCGGCTGAGGACCGGCTGTGGCTGATGGACGTCTTCCGGCACGTGGGCCGTGGCCAGCTGACCACCTTCGCGGGCGGCGCGGCGTCCAACCAGGGCCTGGAACAGGAGTTCTGGCGCAACGCGCCGTACACCGAGGCCGATCTGCAGGCCCAGATCGACAACGCCGTGGCCGCCGCCGGCGACCACGGCAAGCAGGCCCTCGCCGACGTCAACGCCTACGTCGCCGGAATCAACGCCTACATCGACGCCTCCGACAGCGGCCGCTACTTCCCCGGCGAGTACGTCCTGACCGGCCACAAGGACTCCATCACCAACGCCGGCACCATCGACCACTTCAAGACCACCGACCTGGTCGCTCTCGCCTCCGTCATCGGCACGCTCTTCGGCTCCGGCGGCGGCGGTGAGGTCAACAACGCGATCTCCCTGCTCGCCGCCCAGTCCAAGTACGGCGTGGAGGAGGGCACCAAGGTCTGGGAGTCCTTCCGTGAGCGCAACGACCCCGAGGCCGTCCTCACCGTCCACAACGGCGAGAGCTTCCCGTACGCCGCCAAGCCCGACAGCCCGCAGGGCGAAGCACTGCCCGACACCGGTTCGGTGACCCAGGAGCAGCTCGTCTACGACCGCACCGGCAGCGCGGCCGGCTCCAGCGCCACCAGCGCCTCCACCACGGCGGCCACCACCGCCCGGACCTCCGCGAAGCGCGGTATGTCCAACGCCCTCGTGGTGAGCGGCAAGTACACCGCCAGCGGCCACCCGATCGCCGTCTTCGGACCGCAGACCGGCTACTTCGCGCCCCAGCTGCTGATGCTCCAGGAGATCCAGGGCCCCGGCATCAGCGCCCGCGGCGCCTCCTTCGCGGGTCTGAGCATGTACGTCGAACTCGGCCGCGGCCAGGACTACTCCTGGAGCGCCACGACCTCCGGCCAGGACATCATCGACACCTACGCGGTCGAGCTGTGCCAGGACGACTACCACTACCTGTATCACGGCACCTGCACGGCCATGGACAAGGTCGAACAGAAGAACTCCTGGACGCCGACGACGGCCGACGGGACCGCGGCGGGCTCGTACACGATGCGCGTCTGGCGCACGAAGTACGGACCGGTGGAGTACCGGGCGACCGTGGGCGGCAAGAAGGTCGCCTACACCACCCTGCGCTCGTCCTTCCTGCACGAGGCCGACTCGATCATCGGCTTCCAGATGCTGAACGACCCGGACTACGTCAAGAGCCCGGCGACCTTCCAGAGCGCGGTCCAGCACATCAACTACACGTTCAACTGGTTCTACGCGGACTCCCAGCACACCGCGTACTACAACAGTGGCGACAACCCGGTGCGTGCGAGCGGCGTCGACGCCGAGTTCCCGGTGTGGGCCCAGGCGGCGTACGAGTGGAAGAACTGGAACCCGGCGACCAACACCGCCGACTACACGCCGGCGTCCGCCCACCCCAACTCCATCGACCAGGACTACTACATCTCCTGGAACAACAAGCAGGCCAAGGACTACACGACCGCTCCCTGGGGCGACGGGTCGGTCCACCGCGGCAACCTGCTGGAGGACCGGGTGAAGAAGCTGGTGGCGGCCGGCGGGGTCACCAGGTCGTCGCTGGTGAAGGCCATGGCGGACGCGGCCCTCGAAGATCTGCGCGCCGAGGACGTGCTGCCGAAACTGCTGAAGGTCGTGGGCAGCTCGGCGGTCACGGACTCCACGGCCGCGGCGGCGGTGAGCAAGCTGTCCGCGTGGGTGTCGGCGGGCGCGAAGCGCACGGAGACCTCGGCCGGCTCGAAGACGTACGCCAACGCCGACGCGATCCGCATCCTGGACGCCTGGTGGCCGCTGCTGGTGAAGGCCGAGTTCCAGCCCGGTCTGGGCAGCGACCTGTACACCGCCTTCACCAACAACCTGCCGGTCGACGAGTCACCCTCGGCCGCGCACGGCCCGACCGGCTCGCACGCCGGAAGCTCCTTCCAGTACGGCTGGTGGAGCTATGTCGACAAGGACATCCGGGCGGTGCTGGGTGAGTCCGTGCAGGGCGGACTGACGCAGAAGTACTGCGGCGGCGGCAGCCTGAGCTCCTGCCGGGACATCCTGATCAGCACGCTGAAGGAAGCGGCCGGCAAGACCGCGTCCCAGGTCTACCCGGGCGACGACCAGTGCTCCGCGGGTGACCAGTGGTGCGCCGACTCGATCGTCCAGCGCACCCTCGGCGGTATCAAGCACGGCAAGATCAGCTGGCAGAACCGGCCGACGTTCCAGCAGGTGGTGGAGTACACGTCGCACCGCTAG
- a CDS encoding 3-keto-5-aminohexanoate cleavage protein, producing MLQVSLNGARGPADGAVAPMSPGAMADSAAAAVAAGASDVHVHPKTPCGQDTLSARVVAATLQEIRKRVAVPVGVTTGAWAEPDPVARVERVRSWTVLPDHASVNWHEPGAEEVAAALIDRGIGVEAGIRSGTDGAERFVASPLGPKVLRVLAEVTDPSADTAEETARALLSALGCAHSRPVLLHGEEAGAWPVLRLAGRLGLATRIGLEDTLVLPDGQRAGSNAQLVAEGLAQYGWAQRSS from the coding sequence ATGCTGCAGGTGTCTCTGAACGGAGCCCGGGGACCGGCCGACGGCGCGGTCGCGCCGATGTCGCCGGGCGCGATGGCCGACTCGGCGGCGGCCGCCGTCGCGGCCGGGGCGTCGGACGTGCATGTCCATCCCAAGACCCCCTGTGGACAGGACACGCTGTCGGCGAGAGTGGTCGCCGCGACCCTCCAGGAGATACGGAAGCGCGTCGCCGTCCCCGTCGGAGTGACCACCGGCGCCTGGGCGGAACCGGACCCGGTCGCGCGCGTGGAGCGCGTCCGCTCCTGGACCGTGCTGCCCGACCACGCTTCGGTCAACTGGCACGAGCCGGGCGCCGAGGAGGTCGCGGCGGCGCTGATCGACCGCGGGATCGGCGTGGAGGCGGGAATCCGGTCCGGCACGGACGGCGCGGAGCGGTTCGTGGCGTCCCCGCTCGGCCCGAAGGTGCTGCGGGTGCTCGCGGAGGTGACAGACCCTTCCGCGGACACGGCGGAGGAGACCGCCCGCGCCCTGCTGTCCGCCCTGGGCTGCGCTCACAGCCGCCCGGTGCTGCTGCACGGCGAGGAGGCCGGCGCCTGGCCGGTGCTGCGCCTCGCCGGACGCCTGGGCCTCGCGACCCGCATCGGCCTGGAGGACACACTGGTCCTGCCGGACGGGCAACGGGCCGGGTCCAACGCTCAGTTGGTGGCCGAGGGGCTGGCCCAGTACGGGTGGGCCCAGCGCTCGTCGTAG
- a CDS encoding RNA ligase (ATP), with product MSTLRVTAEVLTVHEHPNADALELAQVGLYRAVVAKGQYRTGDTAVYIPEQSVLPAGLIEELGLTGRLAGSQSDRVKAVRLRGELSQGIVCRPRALAGVDLARAAADGTDFAEVLGVTKWVPPVPPTMSGEVESAPDLLPWVDIENIQRYPEIFAPGEPVVLTEKLHGSACLLTYVADEGHVYVSSKGFGAKSLALKEDPRNLYWRAVHGHGVPEVAARLAERLGARRVGIFGEVYGAGVQDLAYGADGRRDTLGYAVFDVSAEIGGEVRWLDATALLEGQLPLVPRLYEGPYDISRVLEVASGRETVSGRELHLREGVVIRPVSERYSPVTGGRAIAKAVSPAYLTRRGGTEYE from the coding sequence ATGTCGACGCTGCGCGTCACCGCCGAAGTGCTGACCGTCCACGAGCATCCGAACGCCGACGCGCTCGAACTGGCCCAGGTGGGCCTGTACCGGGCCGTCGTCGCCAAGGGCCAGTACCGCACCGGTGACACCGCCGTCTACATCCCGGAACAGTCGGTGCTCCCGGCCGGGCTGATCGAGGAGCTGGGGCTCACCGGGCGGCTCGCGGGCAGCCAGTCCGACCGGGTCAAGGCGGTACGGCTGCGCGGCGAGCTGTCGCAGGGGATCGTCTGCCGGCCCAGGGCGCTGGCCGGCGTCGACCTCGCGCGGGCCGCGGCGGACGGCACCGACTTCGCGGAGGTGCTCGGTGTCACCAAGTGGGTGCCCCCGGTCCCGCCCACCATGAGCGGTGAGGTCGAGTCCGCGCCGGATCTGCTGCCGTGGGTCGACATCGAGAACATCCAGCGCTACCCGGAGATCTTCGCGCCCGGCGAGCCCGTCGTGCTGACGGAGAAGCTGCACGGGTCCGCGTGCCTGCTGACGTATGTCGCCGACGAGGGGCATGTGTATGTGTCGTCGAAGGGCTTCGGCGCGAAGTCGCTCGCACTGAAGGAGGATCCGCGGAATCTGTACTGGCGGGCGGTGCACGGCCACGGCGTCCCGGAGGTCGCGGCCCGGCTGGCCGAGCGGCTCGGCGCGCGCCGGGTGGGGATCTTCGGCGAGGTGTACGGGGCGGGCGTGCAGGATCTGGCGTACGGGGCCGACGGGCGGCGTGACACGTTGGGGTACGCCGTGTTCGACGTGTCCGCCGAGATCGGCGGCGAGGTGCGGTGGTTGGATGCCACCGCGTTGCTGGAGGGGCAACTTCCGCTGGTGCCACGGCTGTACGAGGGGCCGTACGACATCTCGCGTGTCCTGGAGGTCGCCTCCGGACGGGAGACGGTCTCCGGGCGAGAACTGCACCTGCGGGAGGGTGTGGTGATACGGCCGGTCAGCGAGCGGTACAGCCCGGTGACCGGCGGGAGGGCGATCGCGAAGGCGGTCAGTCCGGCGTATCTGACGCGGCGGGGTGGGACGGAGTACGAATGA
- the soxR gene encoding redox-sensitive transcriptional activator SoxR, protein MPQIPEKIHELTVGQLSARSGAAVSALHFYESKGLISSRRTSGNQRRYQRDALRRVAFVRAAQRVGIPLATIREALAELPEERTPTHEDWARLSEAWRSELDERISQLSRLRDHLTDCIGCGCLSLETCVLSNPDDVFGERQSGSRLMVERGGDRRKRNQKPEECC, encoded by the coding sequence GTGCCGCAGATTCCCGAGAAGATCCACGAGCTGACCGTCGGCCAGTTGTCCGCCCGCAGCGGCGCGGCCGTCTCCGCCCTGCACTTCTACGAGTCCAAGGGCCTGATCAGCAGCCGTCGCACGTCGGGCAACCAGCGCCGCTACCAGCGTGACGCGCTGCGCCGGGTCGCCTTCGTACGCGCCGCGCAGCGGGTCGGCATCCCGCTGGCCACCATCCGCGAGGCGCTCGCTGAACTCCCCGAGGAGCGGACCCCGACCCACGAGGACTGGGCCCGGCTCTCCGAGGCCTGGCGCTCCGAACTCGACGAGCGCATCAGCCAGCTCAGCCGCCTCCGCGACCACCTCACGGACTGCATCGGCTGCGGCTGCCTGTCTTTGGAGACATGCGTGCTGTCCAACCCGGACGACGTCTTCGGGGAGCGGCAGTCGGGCTCGCGGCTGATGGTGGAACGGGGCGGGGACCGCCGAAAGCGGAACCAGAAGCCGGAGGAGTGCTGCTGA
- a CDS encoding MaoC family dehydratase has product MAEPRTFTSADDLKAAVGEQLGYSDWVEIDQKRIDLFADATGDHQWIHVDPEKAAAGPFGTTIAHGYLTLSLLPLFGPQLIKVENVKMGVNYGTNKVRFPAPVPVGSRLRATATITGVEDVPGGVQVSVAFTVEREGGDKPVCVAESVSRYYL; this is encoded by the coding sequence ATGGCAGAGCCGAGGACCTTCACGTCCGCCGACGACCTGAAGGCGGCGGTGGGCGAGCAGCTGGGGTACAGCGACTGGGTGGAGATCGACCAGAAGCGGATCGACCTGTTCGCGGACGCCACGGGCGACCACCAGTGGATCCATGTGGATCCGGAGAAGGCGGCCGCGGGCCCCTTCGGCACGACCATCGCGCACGGCTATCTCACCCTGTCGCTGCTCCCGCTCTTCGGGCCGCAGCTGATCAAGGTCGAGAACGTGAAGATGGGCGTCAACTACGGTACGAACAAGGTCCGTTTCCCGGCCCCGGTCCCGGTCGGCTCGCGGCTGCGCGCCACGGCGACGATCACCGGCGTCGAGGACGTGCCGGGCGGCGTGCAGGTGAGCGTCGCCTTCACCGTCGAGCGCGAGGGCGGCGACAAGCCGGTCTGCGTGGCCGAGTCGGTGTCGCGTTACTACCTCTGA
- a CDS encoding TetR/AcrR family transcriptional regulator, translating to MSTAEEKAGGEIEPWAEVTPDAARRLLVAAVEAFAERGYHATTTRDIASRAGMSPAALYIHYKTKEELLHRISRIGHEKALEILRTAARREGSATERLADAVSSFVRWHAGRRTTARVVQYELDALGPDARAEIVALRRQCDAEVRGIIEEGVAAGEFDVLDVWATTLAVLSLCIDVARWFNIAGSRTPDEVGALYADLVLRMVGASN from the coding sequence ATGAGTACGGCGGAGGAGAAGGCCGGCGGCGAGATCGAGCCGTGGGCCGAGGTGACCCCTGACGCGGCCCGGCGGCTGCTGGTCGCCGCCGTCGAGGCCTTCGCCGAGCGTGGCTACCACGCCACGACGACCCGTGACATCGCGAGCCGCGCGGGCATGAGCCCGGCCGCGCTCTATATCCACTACAAGACCAAGGAAGAGCTGCTGCACCGCATCAGCAGGATCGGGCACGAGAAGGCCCTCGAGATCCTGCGCACGGCGGCCCGGCGCGAGGGCAGCGCGACGGAGCGGCTCGCCGACGCCGTCAGCTCCTTCGTCCGCTGGCACGCCGGGCGGCGCACCACCGCCCGGGTCGTGCAGTACGAACTCGACGCGCTCGGCCCGGACGCCCGCGCCGAGATCGTCGCGCTGCGCCGGCAGTGCGACGCCGAGGTGCGGGGGATCATCGAGGAGGGTGTGGCGGCCGGCGAGTTCGACGTGCTGGACGTGTGGGCCACCACCCTTGCGGTGCTCTCGCTGTGCATCGACGTCGCCCGCTGGTTCAACATCGCCGGTTCCCGCACCCCCGACGAGGTCGGCGCGCTCTACGCCGACCTCGTGCTGCGGATGGTGGGGGCGTCGAATTGA
- a CDS encoding YiaA/YiaB family inner membrane protein: MSDTPVKQQNTAAFYGQAVASFSVAMAATAVGIFKLNADAWVRAFLGIAVLYLVTSAFTLAKVIRDRQEAAGRAYNPFERP, encoded by the coding sequence ATGAGTGACACACCGGTCAAGCAGCAGAACACGGCCGCCTTCTACGGCCAGGCCGTCGCGTCCTTCTCCGTCGCCATGGCCGCGACCGCCGTCGGCATCTTCAAGCTGAACGCCGATGCCTGGGTACGGGCGTTCCTGGGCATCGCCGTCCTGTACCTGGTCACCTCCGCCTTCACTCTGGCCAAGGTGATCCGGGACCGGCAGGAGGCGGCGGGCAGGGCCTACAACCCCTTCGAGAGGCCCTGA
- a CDS encoding acyl-CoA dehydrogenase family protein, whose product MNLELSEEQAAVRRLAADFVDREITPHVVAWDRAEDVDRSIVKKLGEVGFLGLTIDEEYGGSGGDHLAYCLVTEELGRGDSSVRGIVSVSLGLVAKTIAAWGSEGQKRRWLPGLTSGEYVGCFGLTEPGTGSDAGNLTTKAVRDGDDYVINGTKMFITNGTWADVVLLFARSTDAPGHKGISAFLVPTDTPGLTRRAIHGKLGLRGQATAELVLQDVRVPATAMLAPEGKGFSVAMSALAKGRMSVAAGCVGIARAALDAAVRHATEREQFGKVIAHHQLVQELISDIAVDVDAARLLTWRVADLIDRGLPFAVESSKAKLFASEAAVRAANNALQVFGGYGYIDEYPAGKLLRDARVMTLYEGTSQIQKLLIGRALTGVSAF is encoded by the coding sequence GTGAACCTGGAGCTCAGTGAGGAGCAGGCCGCCGTCCGGCGGCTGGCCGCGGACTTCGTGGACCGCGAGATCACCCCGCACGTCGTCGCCTGGGACCGGGCGGAGGACGTCGACCGGTCGATCGTGAAGAAGCTGGGCGAGGTCGGCTTCCTCGGGCTCACGATCGACGAGGAGTACGGCGGCTCCGGCGGCGACCACCTCGCGTACTGCCTGGTCACGGAGGAACTGGGCCGCGGTGACTCCTCCGTGCGCGGAATCGTGTCCGTCTCCCTCGGGCTGGTCGCCAAGACGATCGCCGCCTGGGGGAGCGAGGGCCAGAAGCGACGGTGGCTGCCGGGACTCACCTCCGGGGAGTACGTCGGCTGCTTCGGGCTCACCGAACCGGGCACCGGTTCCGACGCGGGCAACCTCACCACGAAGGCCGTGCGCGACGGCGACGACTACGTGATCAACGGCACCAAGATGTTCATCACGAACGGCACCTGGGCCGACGTGGTGCTGCTGTTCGCCCGCTCCACCGACGCACCCGGCCACAAGGGGATCTCCGCCTTCCTCGTCCCGACCGACACCCCCGGCCTGACCCGCCGCGCGATCCACGGCAAGCTCGGCCTGCGCGGCCAGGCCACCGCCGAACTGGTCCTTCAGGATGTCCGCGTGCCCGCGACCGCGATGCTGGCGCCCGAGGGCAAGGGCTTCTCCGTCGCCATGTCCGCGCTCGCCAAGGGCCGTATGTCGGTCGCGGCGGGCTGCGTCGGCATAGCCCGGGCCGCCCTGGACGCGGCCGTCCGCCACGCCACCGAGCGCGAGCAGTTCGGCAAGGTCATCGCCCACCATCAGCTCGTCCAGGAACTCATCAGCGACATCGCCGTCGACGTGGACGCGGCACGGCTGCTGACCTGGCGGGTCGCCGATCTGATCGACCGCGGACTGCCCTTCGCCGTCGAGTCGTCCAAGGCCAAGCTCTTCGCCTCCGAGGCGGCGGTCCGCGCCGCGAACAACGCCCTCCAGGTCTTCGGCGGCTACGGCTACATCGACGAGTACCCGGCGGGCAAACTCCTGCGCGACGCCCGCGTGATGACCCTCTACGAGGGCACGAGCCAGATCCAGAAACTGCTCATCGGGCGTGCGCTGACCGGGGTTTCGGCGTTCTGA
- a CDS encoding TetR/AcrR family transcriptional regulator — MARPRKPLLNTDRIVATARELVDAEGLAAVSTRRLAAELGVSGPSLYNHFRTKDQILEAVADSVSAQVDLSMFEDGRDWRTALHDWAVSYRAALRDHPNIVPVLASGPGRRPAALRLADAVYGAMVDAGWPPAHATSIGALMRYFVMGSVLGSFAGGFVDDETAYDPADYPHLGQAHRLAEQQEKIDERAFETGLTALLDGLERQYEQVRRPA; from the coding sequence ATGGCCCGACCGCGCAAGCCCCTCCTCAACACCGACCGCATCGTCGCCACGGCACGGGAGCTGGTGGACGCGGAGGGCCTCGCGGCCGTCTCCACGCGCAGGCTCGCAGCCGAACTCGGGGTCAGCGGCCCGTCCCTCTACAACCACTTCCGGACGAAGGACCAGATCCTGGAGGCGGTGGCGGACTCGGTCAGCGCGCAGGTCGACCTCTCGATGTTCGAGGACGGCCGCGACTGGCGGACCGCGCTGCACGACTGGGCGGTCTCCTACCGGGCCGCGCTGCGCGACCACCCGAACATCGTGCCGGTCCTGGCGAGCGGACCCGGCCGCCGCCCGGCCGCGCTGCGGCTCGCGGACGCCGTGTACGGCGCGATGGTCGACGCGGGCTGGCCGCCCGCACACGCCACCTCCATCGGCGCGCTGATGCGCTACTTCGTCATGGGGTCGGTGCTCGGCTCGTTCGCGGGCGGTTTCGTCGACGACGAGACGGCCTACGACCCGGCCGACTACCCCCACCTCGGCCAGGCCCACCGCCTCGCCGAGCAGCAGGAGAAGATCGACGAACGGGCCTTCGAGACCGGGTTGACGGCGCTGCTTGACGGGCTGGAGCGGCAGTACGAGCAGGTGAGGCGCCCCGCGTAG